The region GAAAAGGGGAAAGGTAAAAAAATACCATGCTTTCGATCTGGTTTTTtcgttgaaaaaaagttcattgaaaccTATCAACataggtctagttttgaagatctcgacatgAGGAATCCAACGATGAAAACAATTCAGGATTTAgacgcatggtttaagagataaaacatttttaataaacaaatttagaaaaaaaagaaaaactcacaGGTTGCGACAAGTCGCAACTTGGGAGGTGGGAGTGACTTTTGCAAAGAGTGCTTAGAGCCAGTTCTTTTGAGCTATGTTGTGGAAATAAGCTCAAGATAAGCTCCAGTGAAAATAAGCTCCAGATAATAAGCTAGCCTTCACGGCCTGTTTTTCAGCTTCTgtgtggtatgatcagtgaaaagtctgtAATGCCCTTGGACTATACTATTGTTCAGATCAAACGATATTGCACTATTATTTATCATTTTGTTGCCCATATGAACATAAATTTGACTTTCAAACACCACAACATGTTATAATCAAACATGAGGAAGATCATTGTCTTGCATACGAATATCATACATGCATCGCTGTCTCACGTAGTACAAGTACTTGAGAAGAAGTACTGAATAAAAAAGATCTGTAAATTATTACATGGTTCTCCCAATAAAAGCATACACCCTAGAGCTAACCATCAAGGGAAAACACTTGTAGCAATAGCATCACGGATGGAACCCATAGTACCATCATCAATGGGTGCATGGTGGTGAGAAAGGCTCTCCACATTATCCCATTGTGCTTTCATCTATTTTTCATCATGTCAATACAAAAGAATTGGAAGAATTAATATGTAGTACAAACAATATCTAGAATTGCTTTTATGGTAGCACATATAAGCAACGCACCATGTCAATATTTCTTCTATGCAACCAGAGGGCAACAATTGTACTACTATTTGGTACAATCAATACATCCATGTCAAAATTATTTCTGCCATATATAAGCAACGCATCATAGCAAATCAAGATGAGAACATCATACTTTAGCAGTAGCTTACAACAAATCTAGATGAACTTTTTTGCAAAAGAAATCACAGGAGGAGTTGTTCACCTTGGTGGCTCACGgccaggaggaggggagggggaaaggGGTCGCCGTCCACCGGAGTGGAGCCCTGGCCGGACCGGGCCAGGAGCTGTTGCTGGACACCGGGGACGGAGGGGATGCGCCCGAGGGAGGGGCCGCGCCCGTGGGAGCTGGGGTGGAAGATGTAGGCCTACCTGTTGGCCATGTCGCGGAGATGGCCTTGTCGAGGAGCGGGGGACCTGaggaccggcggcggcggcggttaggaGGAACCCTAGGCGGAGCGACAGAATAGAGGAGGGGTCGAGTGGGAGGGATGGGATCGAGCGCAGCCCGTCTGCCTGCTCTTTTTTGTGTCGGGAACTCTGTGCGGGACTGGGCGATGGCAATTTCGCTGTAAAAAGATCAAACAATAGGGGCACCTCGCTATACCCTTTTCGTTTTTAAGTGAGAAGCTGCAGGAAGCTGGAAGCCACCCGACCCCAACTTTTTTCCATTGTGAAGGAGGAGGAGGTAGAAATAAGCTAAGCTGGCTTCTCTAAAACGAGTTCTTTTCAGCTTCtaacttattttgacaataagctgcTAGAAGTTGCAAAAGAAGTggccctactccctccgttccttcatataaggtgtatttgtttcttttttgataaaatttcacaatgtaaggtgcatttcttatAATTTCGCATAGTTCCGGCCTTACCCCTCCAGAAAAAGCAAAGTATATCTCCTCTGCTTGCATGTATCTCTTCTTGTAGACAAAAGAAACTTTTGATTGTGTGTATCTCTTTCTTTCATAGCGTGAATGATTTACCTGCCTCTAATCAATAAATTAGACAAGGATAATTTCGTCTTAGATAATCTATAATTATGTGTCTTCGTCATCGTGCCAAAAATAATgcaccttacataaaggaatggagggagtattaattagtgATTTTGTCGTTTCGGAGTTGGCTTTTGTTGACAGATGGTTTAGagtttttgttttgaatttttttagatttttctttTTGAGAACTTTTTTTGGATGAGTTGGTTTTGGGTTGGTCATGAGAAAGCCCAACATCTCAGCTTTGGGCTGACCAAAAGGCCGAAGCTGAGAAAAAAAACTCCTTCCGTCTGctaaaaaaaaaaggaaaacttcTCTTTAGAAGAGACCCGGCACCCAAAAAAAAAAAGGGAATGGAACTGAAAAGGAATGGCGGGCGAGGCGATTCCCCATCTCTACTCTTCACTCAAGACGGCCAACGGAAGCCTAGGAACGGTGGCGAGCGTCGCGCCGTGTAAATTTCTTCAATTCCACTTTTTTTTTGAGATTGTCTTGCATTACAGCTGTGTATTACTACTCCTTTGGATTCATCCCATACGAactgttttatttttctgttctcaTAAACGATCTGAACTGTTACTTTTAGACAAATGCTCGCTTGCGATTTACagcggcctctggtgatttttgcaGCAATCAATTAGGAACATAGGATATTGGCTCCGACTCATTTGAGCCTCGAGATGCAGTCTCACAGgaatctttgtgtgatttgggtttgGGGGGTGGCAGGAGTAACAAACAGAGTGGTACATTCCACGGTTCCTTCTTTTGCGTCAAGGTCTAAAGGACATGAGTTGCCTAGCCGATTTATCTGGGCCGGTTCTTGTTGTCACACAAAGCGGGGGAATGCATTTTTTTTCTCTCTTGGCGTTGCGATGTTACCTACTAGCCTTTATTGAAACCAAATCAGACGCATGATGCTCCAGCATAGATGGATTAATtcttcagtttttttttttttgcgaggctAATTCTTCAGTTAGAACTTAGAACCCAAACATttgatattttgatttgatttcagGAAAAACTGAATCCGGCATCTCTGAAGGGATAACTGATTCATCAACTCATTAGTTGTTTGGAAATAGGTtcgtcaatttattttattttatagatGTTTGTATTTTACTTTATAGATGCTATATAGAGTGATTCtacaataatactccctccgtaaagaaatataatagCGTTTAGataactattttagtgatctaaacactcttatatttgtttacagagggagtatgtttTACTTGACTTACCAGGACCTATAATTCTGCTAACTGCTGATAgttgaggagccaaagaagggtctcATGGAGGTTGGGAACTGCTTACCGCGTGCTTTTTGAGGCCTAGTTATGAACAAGGCATTTCTTGATGTACCAGGTCCATGGCCCTTTTTAATTCCCTCCAATCCTCACCTAACATTCTTTCACACAACATATATAAGCACATATGTTCAACCATGGAAGTTTTGGAAAGCTTCATACAACTGTGCAGTGACACCACTGCCATGGCCTTTCCCAAGCCATCTCTAGTGCTATGCTCTGTTCTTACTTTACTGAGCCTAAATCGCGGTCCATCTCATGTATCTGCCAAGGTTtatatggtggtgatggaggatgatCCAGTTGTTTCCTACAAGGCAAGCCGGAAGGGTGTAATGTACGTGATCTCCATCCCTGAATCTTTTTACTTTGTTATCTTTTGAAAATAACTCATATTGATGGAATTTCATCCAGGAGAGGCGAGGAAGCTCAAAAGTACAAGGAAATGTCCACGACGAAGCACGACGCCTTCCTGGAATCATTTCTGACCGTAGGATCTTACAAGAAACTGTACAGCTACACTCACCTGCTTAATGGCTTTGCTGTTCATGCAAACTCTGAAAAGGTGCTCTTTCTAGCCTATAAAGTGCATAGTATTGTTTTAGGTATATTATCTGTTAAACAAACAAATTAGAAAAGTCTACTTACAACCAATATCGAATAGATAGAACATGCTGAACAGACAGTGATTCTCTTGCCAGTCTCAGTAGTATTTCCAGGGTAAAATTTGAAGGAAGTTTTGCCATACAACAATAAATGATGCTGAATTCAGTATATGCGTGAAGATAAAATAGTAGAGAAAATTTGAAAGAAGTTTTGCTATAGTTGAATATCATCATGAGTTATTTTGCTGAAAAGCCAGATAATCTGCTCCAGTTTGTCTTTTGAGCAATTAACAGTCTTTAAGTTGTTCGATTATCATATGATTCTATGTATCTTGAAACATGAATCCATAAGTTTACATGGAGACGAGCAACACAGCATCAATTCACATAAAACTATAATATAAGCGCATTTGTTCTGAACCTGACATGCTTGAAACTTCTTAGTTCTTATGCCCTATCTTTTTGCAGGTTATTCTTTCTGAATTTTGACAAATAGGAATAGTTCAGTTGTCTCTGTTGAGGCTTAAACTGGTTGCCTCTCTCTTTTGTTATATGTGCAACAGGCGGCTAAAATTCTTAGAGGCGCAAAAGGAGTTAGACTCGTTCAAGAAGACATCAAAATGGCCAAGATGACCACATACACTCCAAAGTACATTGGAGCCAGTGGGGTATGGCCACTGCTTGGTGGTGCTGAGAATTCTGGTGATGGAATAGTCATTGGCATGATTGATACTGGCATTGACCCCCAAAACCCAAGCTTTGCCAGCTTCTCGAACCAATCAAAGCAGCCACCTCCCAATTTCAAAGGAATGTGCCGCTCTGGGGATAGATTCCCTCCTGATTCATGCAATGGTAAGATAGTGGGAGCTAGGTGGTTCGCGCGCGCTGGTCAAGCAACTGGAGAGTTCAATGCTACAATTCACTATGCATCACCTTATGACCCTGATGGCCATGGCAGGTATGTCCCTTAGCTGCTGACTGCTATTTGAAGTTCTCTTTTTTCAGTCTCAGAAGAGCTACCAAGTGATCATAAGAATGTCTGCACAGCCACACAGCGTCGACCGCAGCTGGAAACTTCCATACACCAGCAGTTTCTAGGGGTTACAACTTTGGATATGCAAGCGGCATGGCCCCCGGAGCTCGGTAAGAATATGTTCCGTGTCCCATTATTCAGATGTTGAAAGTACATCCAAAGAAGAAAACTAACATTTTGTTCTCTCTTGTGGTTGCACTGACAGTCTTGCAATCTACAAAGCTGCGTATCCTTTTGGTGGATACATGTCAGATGTGATAGCTGCTGTCGACCAGGTTCGCTGATCACATTGTTTGCTGAAAGCTACTATGTTTGATTTGTATGTTAAAGTCTCCCATGTGACCTGTTTGCAGGCTGTAGAAGATGGTGTCGATGTTATCAGTCTTTCCATGGCACCTTCTTCGGTTTCACCTGGCCCTGCAGCTTTTCTCAACTTGCTTGAGACGCAACTGCTCCTTGCCACCAAGGCTGGAGTCTCAGTTGTTCAAGCAGTGGGCAATGGAGGCCCTGATGCGAGCTCAGTAGTTTCATTCAGCCCATGGATAACAAGTGTCGCGGCTTCGACAACGGACCGCAAGTATAACAAAACAATCGTAGCTGGAAATGGGCAAATTTTCTCTTGCGGCGGCCTTTCCCGTAATTCATTTCAACCTAACTTGCTAGTAAAATTCTACTATTATGTATCTGTTTCAGATCTTCCTGTGTTGCTTAATTTGTTTCTACCATCTTGCTTCTTTGTGTCCAGCACCAACACCAGGCGACACAATGTACCCATTAGCATTGGCAGACGACGTGAGCACTGACAATTCGACTGATGGGTCTAATGGTTGCCAGGATCCAAAGGTCTTCATAAGATCTCTAGTTCAGGGGAAGGTGATTGTCTGCATGATTGTGTCATCTAACTACTATCAGGGCGACAACTTTGCCGGCATTATCGATACGATTCAGAAGATCGGAGCTGCTGGAGTCGTCATCATTGATCGTTATTCCGGTGATGTAGACTATGAATATCAGTCCATATTTCCTACCGTGGTACCTTCAGCCATGGTTGTGGACGGAGTAGACATGATGGTGAGTGCAGACACATATTTCAGTAACTCTGAATGTTTGGGTTGCTCTGTCTAACTCTGATGAACCGTCTTCTGCAACTGGGTGCAGAACCTAATGGAGTACTATGAGAACAACACGGCACGAGACGGCGACGGAACTGTCATCACGTTCGGAGCAACCGTCCGGATTCTGGAGGGACGGCGTGCGAGCTACTCCGGAGAACGGCCGGAGGTCGCCGACTACTCGTCGAGGGGACCCAACATAGAGAACGCGCAGATGCAGCTGGCGGACGTCCTGAAACCGAACGTGATGGCGCCGGGCCATCACATCTGGGGAGCCTGGAGCCCGACGAGCGACGCCCTGCCGGAGGTCCAGGGCGAGAGCTACGCCATACTGTCCGGCACGAGCATGTCCACCCCACACGTCGCCGGGGTGGTGGCGCTGATCAAGCAACGGCATCCCAAGTGGAGCCCCGCCATGATCATGTCGGCGATCATGACGACGGCCGACGTGACCGACCGCTCCGGGAGGCCCCTGATGGCGCGCCGGGACGTGGGCGCCGTGGTTGCGGCGACGCCGTTCGACATGGGCGCGGGCGCCATCAACGCGGCGCGCGCGCTGGACCCAGGCCTGGTGTTCGACGCCACGTACAGGGACTACCTGCAGTTCCTGTGCGCGGTGCCGGGCGTGGACGAGGCCGCGGTGCGGCGCGCGGTGGGGGCATCCTGCCCGACGTCACGGGCGCGGTGGTGCTCGGACCTGAACGCGCCGAGCGTGACGGTGGCGAGCCTGGTCGGATCGAGGCGGGTGGACCGGAAGGTGTGGAGCGTGGCCGCGGAGAACGAGACGTACATGGCGTACGTGCGCGCGCCCGACGGCGTGGCGGTGCGCGTGTCGCCCGACGAGTTCACCGTCGCACCCGGCGAGACGGCGGCGCTGAGGATCGTGCTCAACACCACCGCGCCGGGGAACGCATTCAGCTTCGGCGAGGTGGTGCTCAGGGGCGACAAGAAGCACAGCGTCAGGATCCCCCTCGCCGTCTACCCCGCCGCGGTGTTGAGCGGCCCGTGAACTGAACTCGCGTACTGGATATGCATATATGCCTGGTGTATACGTACTTTCGTTATGGGTATAGGTATACTACTACTGTATACAGAGGGAGCCGAGAATGAAAAATTTAGACTAATGCGGAGCCTCGGtacatctccaacggcaacccgcAAAATTTCTTCCGCATCCGTCCGTAAACAAGAGGGACTAGTTCATGGACATGGATGCGAAAGACCTTCATCCAACCGTAGTTGCATACATCTGGCctatctcttttttttttcttttttttaagtacGCACGATCAAATAGCAGCATGCATGGAGAATAGATACCGTCAACTAAATAGCAGTCCATATTGTACGTCCATTAACACTATAGTAGGGCAAGGAGGAGCTTTTCCTTCAGTCAGTCTCGCAAACAACGGTGATCgctgcagcacattgatgtcattgtgagatctGGACATGCAAAGAAAGTGTGCCAAATCCAAAGGTCCTGTGATGCAACAACTTCAAGAATTATgatgggcttcttaacatgaccTTAATATTGCCCTTGTAAAGCCTTCAAACAGTTCTTCCACGCATGCAGTTAAGAGATCCAAGCAAACCAGGCCACCATCTTACTTCTGAGATTGCCAAGAGCTTTTCGGTGTCTGCCACACTTGGTTCTCTTAGGTACTGAGGTCCGAACACCTCGACCACGGCAATTTGCAAACCTGACCATGACATCTTTACATTTGCTCTCAGACATCCGTAGGTACTCGTCCAATGAATCGGCGGTCGTGCACTTTTGGTAACCAGAAAAGTCAATCGTTCCCACGGCATCCTTCTTCAAGATGAAATAGTCTTCATAGGACCGGACGCCATGCTACAAACGATTGAAAAGAGTCTTGTGCATACGAAAACGCCGGCGAAAATGGTCGGCGAAGAGTGCATCCGGGGCAAATTAGTCGGCCATCAGTGTCAAATGGTTGTGCGACCTGTCGCGGTTAagcactcgatgacccttgatcgagcccttgaaattgagaacataCTCCTCTGCACGCTCCGCGTGCACCATCGTCGTCATCCCAGTACTCCTCCTTGTCAGACGACTCAACATAGTGCCCGTACATGCACTCCAAATCGGAGTCCATTGCTAGAAATAAGAAGGGAAAATTGTTTTTAGCTCCGGCAATTTATCGAACAATTTTCGCGCATGGTGAGTACAGCAATAGCGGATGGTACCTGGCGGGGCGGTCGGAGGACAGGGGTTAAACGGCGACAGAGGAGAAGCGGGGTGGAGCCTGGCTAGAACGCTGGAGGTGATGGAGACGTAGAGTTTCGGCGGGGGTGTGGCATGGTGGCCAGGGTGGTGGAGCGGCGGCGAAGGCAAGAGAGAAGGAAGGACGGAGAGAAAATGGGGAGGATGGAGGCGCGGGGTCCGGGAAGGGTTTTGGGTGGGCCGGGTGTCGGAGTCCTATGTGTCTAATGTTCGGACTCCCGCAAAAGCTCCCCACGCTTGCCTCCGGTTTGCGGGAGAAAGTACGTCTGAAACATGGCGCGGACCAATACA is a window of Triticum dicoccoides isolate Atlit2015 ecotype Zavitan chromosome 2B, WEW_v2.0, whole genome shotgun sequence DNA encoding:
- the LOC119365084 gene encoding subtilisin-like protease SBT2.5; amino-acid sequence: MALFNSLQSSPNILSHNIYKHICSTMEVLESFIQLCSDTTAMAFPKPSLVLCSVLTLLSLNRGPSHVSAKVYMVVMEDDPVVSYKASRKGVMRGEEAQKYKEMSTTKHDAFLESFLTVGSYKKLYSYTHLLNGFAVHANSEKAAKILRGAKGVRLVQEDIKMAKMTTYTPKYIGASGVWPLLGGAENSGDGIVIGMIDTGIDPQNPSFASFSNQSKQPPPNFKGMCRSGDRFPPDSCNGKIVGARWFARAGQATGEFNATIHYASPYDPDGHGSHTASTAAGNFHTPAVSRGYNFGYASGMAPGARLAIYKAAYPFGGYMSDVIAAVDQAVEDGVDVISLSMAPSSVSPGPAAFLNLLETQLLLATKAGVSVVQAVGNGGPDASSVVSFSPWITSVAASTTDRKYNKTIVAGNGQIFSCGGLSPPTPGDTMYPLALADDVSTDNSTDGSNGCQDPKVFIRSLVQGKVIVCMIVSSNYYQGDNFAGIIDTIQKIGAAGVVIIDRYSGDVDYEYQSIFPTVVPSAMVVDGVDMMNLMEYYENNTARDGDGTVITFGATVRILEGRRASYSGERPEVADYSSRGPNIENAQMQLADVLKPNVMAPGHHIWGAWSPTSDALPEVQGESYAILSGTSMSTPHVAGVVALIKQRHPKWSPAMIMSAIMTTADVTDRSGRPLMARRDVGAVVAATPFDMGAGAINAARALDPGLVFDATYRDYLQFLCAVPGVDEAAVRRAVGASCPTSRARWCSDLNAPSVTVASLVGSRRVDRKVWSVAAENETYMAYVRAPDGVAVRVSPDEFTVAPGETAALRIVLNTTAPGNAFSFGEVVLRGDKKHSVRIPLAVYPAAVLSGP